The Magnetococcales bacterium genome segment CAGTTGGTGTTCCCATGGCAATTATCGATCTGGAAGCCAATGTGTTGGCATCGTCGCGCTGGCAACGGGTCTGTACCGATTTTCATCGTGTCCATGATCGGGCCTGTGCCAACTGTATCGAGAGTGATACCCGTCTGGCCCTGGAATTGAAGGAGGGACAGGAATTCACGATCTATCGCTGCAAGAATGGCATGACCGACTGCGCATCGCCCATCCTCATCAACGGGCAGCATGTGGCCAATGTGTTCATTGGACAATTTCATCTGACACAACCGGATCATGAATTTTTCCGCCGGCAGGCCGCCGAATTGGGGTTCGCCACGGAGGCCTATCTCGCGGCGGTTCGTGAAGCGCCTGTCATGGATGAGGCCAAACTGCCCCACATTCTGGGTTTTCTGGCCCGTTTTTCCCGTTTGATCGGGTCGCTTGCTGTCAAACAGTTACACATGCGGCT includes the following:
- a CDS encoding PocR ligand-binding domain-containing protein; translation: MLHDELVQDLFQMFANAVGVPMAIIDLEANVLASSRWQRVCTDFHRVHDRACANCIESDTRLALELKEGQEFTIYRCKNGMTDCASPILINGQHVANVFIGQFHLTQPDHEFFRRQAAELGFATEAYLAAVREAPVMDEAKLPHILGFLARFSRLIGSLAVKQLHMRL